One Amaranthus tricolor cultivar Red isolate AtriRed21 chromosome 10, ASM2621246v1, whole genome shotgun sequence genomic window carries:
- the LOC130825283 gene encoding serine/threonine-protein phosphatase 7 long form homolog — MEALPHICTSGHEIWRSRCPLICFDIVELHLPDRVMRQFGLEQVIPQACDTQRQLHAIDRRTGDKNYLVRHRSHVDAWNDRASTLVGGDNFTGHSSAMYMSWYRRISILRLTNTAFAQPGSHYHPTSTLLAERIRSVLIQCNDTIQGAATSPVDVSYRLCSQTLGSINASLTDALSQAGYEYLILTPPVIGDVDDTFHTPSPRSSAHRGSSS; from the exons atggaagctctaccgcacatatgtacatcgggccacgagatttggagatcgcgttgtcctcttatttgctttgacatcgtcgagctacatctcccggatcgtgtcatgcgtcaattcggtttggagcaggtaattccgcaagcctgtgacacccaacgtcaactacatgcgatcgatcggaggactggggacaagaactacctcgtacgacatagatcgcatgtagatgcgtggaacgaccgagcatctacattggttggaggagataacttcacaggtcatagctctgctatgtacatgagttggtacaggcgcatctccatattacgcctaacgaacaccgcatttgcgcagccaggatcacattaccatccgacatctacgttactg gctgagcgcatccgatcggtgttgatacaatgtaatgacacgattcaaggggccgctacatcgccagttgacgtgagctatcggctatgttctcagaccttaggctccattaatgcgtcgttgaccgatgcattgagtcaagcgggttatgagtacctcatactgactccacccgtcattggcgacgtagatgacacattccacactccttctccaaggagttcagcccatcgaggtagctcttcctga
- the LOC130825282 gene encoding uncharacterized protein LOC130825282, with protein sequence MASSVMAGASSSCSVAFSTRTQSSSSSKPCLPHLSQKTNFHGLSLQDAKRVIFSSLVAERKSNLTRFRRGFEITAKAAGAAKTIEVEVDKPLGLTLGQKPGGGVVIAAVDGGGNAAKAGLKAGDQVLYTSSFFGEELWPAEKLGFTKTAIQAKPDSVYFVVNRGPEVDVKKLMKRPAPPRFGRKLTDAQKARATHICIDCGFIYTLSKPFEEQPEDYACPQCRAPKKRFARYDVNTGKAVGGALPPIGVIIGLLAGIGAVGALLVYGLQ encoded by the exons ATGGCTTCTTCAGTAATGGCAGGAgcttcctcttcttgttctgtTGCCTTCTCCACCAGGACTCAATCCTCCTCTTCTTCTAAGCCATGCTTGCCTCATCTTTCTCAG AAAACAAATTTTCATGGTCTTTCTCTGCAAGATGCAAAAAGGGTCATCTTTAGTTCACTTGTAGCAGAGAGAAAAAGCAATTTAACAAGATTTAGAAGAGGGTTTGAGATTACTGCAAAAGCTGCTGGTGCTGCTAAAACTATTGAGGTTGAAGTTGATAAGCCATTGGGTCTTACACTTGGTCAGAAACCTGGTGGAGGAGTTGTCATTGCT GCAGTAGATGGGGGTGGAAATGCTGCAAAAGCTGGGCTTAAAGCAGGTGATCAGGTGCTTTATACTAGCAGTTTTTTTGGTGAAGAGCTTTGGCCTGCAGAAAAGCTTGGTTTTACAAAAACTGCTATACAAGCTAAGCCTGATTCAGTTTACTTTGTTGTCAATAG GGGTCCTGAAGTTGATGTGAAGAAGCTCATGAAACGTCCTGCTCCTCCCCGTTTTGGTCGAAAGCTAACCGATGCCCAAAAG GCCAGAGCAACTCACATATGCATTGATTGTGGATTCATATACACTTTATCAAAACCCTTTGAAGAGCAG CCTGAAGACTATGCTTGCCCTCAGTGTAGAGCTCCAAAGAAGAGGTTTGCGCGCTATGATGTGAACACAGGAAAGGCAGTCGGTGGCGCATTGCCTCCTATCGGAGTAATCATAGGGCTACTTGCTGGTATTGGTGCAGTCGGAGCATTGCTAGTTTATGGCCTTCAGTAA